In Cydia pomonella isolate Wapato2018A chromosome 1, ilCydPomo1, whole genome shotgun sequence, one genomic interval encodes:
- the LOC133525521 gene encoding apoptosis regulatory protein Siva-like isoform X2 has translation MTKRSNPFTEDFVQQSKVHVGMKQFNNNEDRLQKVYEKTLELLFRGAKMPTKSVSEITTVNEIRKDGFKQLFLGKDGHLQQSGAVTEPVTQKCPCGTVSEDQCSYCEKALCGACQHPCERCQHRYCNHCCLTGSEGSEICVSCYS, from the exons ATGACGAAGCGGTCTAACCCCTTTACTGAAGACTTCGTGCAGCAAAGTAAAGTCCACGTCGGAATGAAACAATTCAACAACAACGAAGACCGACTTCAGAAAGTGTATG AGAAAACCCTTGAACTGTTGTTCCGAGGCGCAAAGATGCCTACAAAGAGTGTTAGTGAGATAACAACAGTGAATGAAATCAGAAAGGATGGTTTTAAGCAGTTGTTCCTTGGGAAAGATGGTCATCTGCAACAGAGTGGTGCTGTG ACAGAGCCTGTCACCCAGAAGTGTCCATGCGGGACTGTGTCAGAGGACCAATGCTCGTATTGCGAGAAAGCACTCTGCGGAGCCTGCCAGCATCCCTGCGAGCGCTGTCAACACCGCTACTGCAACCACTGCTGTCTTACAGG